A window from Candidatus Rickettsiella viridis encodes these proteins:
- a CDS encoding Csu type fimbrial protein, giving the protein MLYLVRIWAGLFLIFIWQNALSGTVAGALAVTAKVGGDDKCVINGVTNLIFPSYNSFNPKPDDASGSMTVTCTANLAYEVGMGRGDGAEVKKGQHRTCIKNDRGEELLNGGDSLEYNLFSDPNHKSDWGSESGENTMHRIGTGLAQIINIYGEIPIHQPVEAGSYTDWVTIFVAF; this is encoded by the coding sequence ATGCTTTATTTAGTCAGAATTTGGGCCGGTCTATTTTTAATCTTTATTTGGCAAAATGCATTAAGTGGTACAGTCGCAGGAGCGTTGGCCGTGACTGCGAAGGTTGGGGGGGATGACAAATGTGTTATAAATGGGGTAACAAACCTGATTTTCCCTAGTTATAACTCGTTTAATCCTAAGCCGGATGATGCCTCCGGATCGATGACAGTTACCTGCACCGCTAATCTAGCTTATGAAGTAGGCATGGGTCGAGGCGATGGTGCCGAGGTAAAAAAAGGTCAGCATAGAACGTGTATAAAAAATGATAGGGGGGAAGAGCTTTTAAATGGAGGAGACAGCCTCGAGTATAATCTTTTTTCCGATCCGAACCATAAAAGCGATTGGGGCAGTGAGTCAGGGGAAAATACTATGCATCGTATAGGTACAGGATTGGCACAAATTATCAATATTTACGGGGAAATTCCTATACACCAGCCAGTAGAAGCAGGAAGTTATACTGACTGGGTGACTATTTTTGTTGCTTTTTAA
- the pdxY gene encoding pyridoxal kinase: protein MNILSIQSHVSYGYVGNKAATFPLQSLGFDVWPINTVQFSNHTGYGSWQGDIFPPEHIHCLVKGLESLDLARQCDAVLSGYIGDKAIGEVIIETVQRFKQVNPKLIYLCDPVMGDPGGKGCFVKEDIPAFFREKCLEVADIITPNHFEAEILYEQEISTLEQLQQACSFFHNKGVKIVVITRLQLKKQPELEKYSDFLSVKNAQQCLAITPKLKLSHPLNGSGDLFSALYLGHFLLTKDPLQAFERALNTTHKIISDTISAKQHELKIINNYCDPSPNTITLEPLK from the coding sequence ATGAATATTTTATCGATACAATCACATGTCAGTTATGGCTATGTCGGCAATAAGGCAGCGACTTTCCCATTACAATCCCTTGGCTTTGATGTCTGGCCTATTAATACCGTGCAGTTTTCTAACCATACCGGCTACGGGAGTTGGCAAGGCGATATATTTCCACCTGAGCATATTCACTGCCTCGTCAAAGGCTTAGAATCGTTAGATCTTGCCAGGCAATGCGATGCAGTACTGTCTGGCTATATAGGTGATAAAGCCATCGGCGAAGTCATTATTGAAACCGTGCAACGTTTTAAACAAGTTAATCCCAAGCTAATTTATCTCTGTGATCCGGTCATGGGCGATCCCGGTGGAAAAGGTTGTTTTGTAAAAGAAGACATTCCCGCTTTTTTTCGTGAAAAATGTTTAGAGGTTGCCGACATTATCACACCCAATCACTTCGAAGCAGAAATTCTATACGAACAAGAAATCAGCACCCTTGAGCAATTACAACAAGCCTGTTCTTTTTTTCATAATAAAGGCGTTAAGATCGTTGTTATCACCCGTTTACAACTAAAAAAACAGCCGGAGTTAGAAAAATACTCCGATTTTCTTTCCGTTAAAAATGCTCAGCAATGCTTGGCCATCACCCCCAAATTAAAATTAAGTCATCCGCTTAATGGATCGGGCGATCTTTTCTCTGCACTCTATCTAGGGCATTTTTTATTAACTAAAGATCCCCTACAGGCATTCGAGCGCGCCTTGAATACTACACATAAGATAATTTCAGATACTATCAGTGCAAAACAACACGAATTAAAAATTATTAATAACTATTGCGATCCATCCCCTAACACGATTACACTAGAACCACTCAAATAA
- the ygfZ gene encoding CAF17-like 4Fe-4S cluster assembly/insertion protein YgfZ, with the protein MVKTTTKNGKIDLTDFGIIQVSGKKAKLFLQGQLTCNVEEVDENQTRLGAHCDAKGRIQATLRLFFYQDAYYFLLPRTMLSHLLQCLKKYAVFSAVNLTDVTQHWKIIGLIGDSSAELLRQHTLFPEQTNSLSASASLICLAIPGSTPRFILLTPDEKSAFFIHTVEELPLSDWYLRDIIAGIPSIYPETIAQFTPHQLNYPAIGGVSFNKGCYIGQEIIARTHYLGQSKSRLYRVAFQANHQFPPGTAIQNEQGVRQGTLIMSANTEKDGYQALVCLQSQAISHTIHLESSQGPALQLLELPIILQE; encoded by the coding sequence ATGGTCAAAACAACGACAAAAAATGGCAAAATCGATCTTACAGACTTCGGCATTATTCAGGTAAGCGGTAAAAAGGCTAAGCTGTTTTTGCAAGGCCAACTGACTTGCAACGTAGAAGAAGTTGATGAAAATCAAACCCGCTTAGGTGCCCATTGTGATGCAAAAGGACGCATTCAGGCGACTCTTCGTTTATTTTTTTATCAAGATGCCTATTATTTCTTATTACCACGCACTATGCTTTCGCATCTATTACAGTGCTTAAAAAAATATGCTGTTTTTTCCGCCGTTAATCTGACTGATGTCACTCAACACTGGAAAATAATAGGGTTAATAGGCGATTCCAGCGCTGAACTACTCAGACAGCACACTTTATTCCCTGAACAAACGAATAGCTTAAGCGCTTCCGCATCCCTTATCTGTTTAGCTATACCCGGTTCTACGCCACGTTTTATCTTATTAACACCGGATGAAAAATCAGCTTTTTTCATCCACACGGTAGAAGAATTGCCTCTGAGTGACTGGTATTTACGGGATATTATCGCGGGTATACCAAGCATTTATCCGGAAACGATAGCACAATTTACACCGCATCAGCTGAATTATCCCGCTATCGGTGGCGTTAGCTTTAATAAAGGCTGTTATATTGGACAGGAAATTATTGCTAGAACCCACTATTTAGGACAGTCAAAAAGCCGTCTTTATCGGGTAGCTTTTCAAGCTAATCATCAATTTCCTCCAGGTACAGCCATACAAAATGAGCAAGGTGTTCGTCAAGGCACTTTAATAATGAGTGCTAATACAGAAAAAGACGGTTATCAAGCCTTAGTTTGTTTGCAAAGCCAAGCCATTTCACATACTATCCACCTAGAAAGCTCTCAAGGCCCTGCCTTACAGCTTTTAGAATTACCGATTATTCTGCAGGAATAA
- a CDS encoding Csu type fimbrial protein → MLFRVKILLILFTLFMSQLTWAATATGTLPVSATVIAACLVGTVTPVAFGNYDPTSTTDNIAGQGVIPVTCTNGTSYTIGLNAGTFTGATVTTRRMTGTSAAGLAYGLFQNTGRTTNWGNTPGTDTPAAVVATGTSQSVNVYGKITALQAVAAGSYSDSVTITVNF, encoded by the coding sequence ATGTTATTTAGAGTAAAGATTTTACTTATTTTATTTACTTTGTTTATGAGCCAGCTTACTTGGGCGGCTACGGCAACGGGAACTTTACCGGTGAGTGCGACGGTAATTGCTGCCTGTTTAGTAGGAACCGTAACACCCGTTGCGTTTGGTAATTACGATCCAACCAGTACTACGGATAATATTGCCGGACAAGGTGTTATACCAGTAACTTGTACCAATGGTACTTCTTATACTATCGGGCTTAATGCCGGAACATTTACGGGTGCAACCGTCACCACCCGTAGGATGACGGGTACTTCGGCTGCAGGGCTTGCTTATGGTCTTTTCCAAAATACGGGCCGTACCACCAATTGGGGAAATACACCCGGTACGGATACCCCGGCTGCTGTTGTGGCAACAGGTACCTCTCAATCGGTTAACGTTTACGGTAAAATTACGGCATTACAGGCTGTTGCGGCAGGTAGTTATTCCGATTCGGTAACCATCACTGTAAACTTTTAA
- a CDS encoding Csu type fimbrial protein: MFKARNVLFGLVLLFISQFSFAGMVPGTLSITANVAAACSVGVANLLPFGTYTAGVDLDVNGLLQVTCTATSNYNIALDAGSGVGATIPTRILTNPSPAGTLQYTIYTDPTRTTVWGNGTTGSTVAGVGTGAAQSVTVPGRIFASQTGTVSPGNYTDTVNITVNF, encoded by the coding sequence ATGTTCAAAGCACGGAATGTTCTATTCGGGTTAGTACTTTTATTTATTTCTCAGTTTTCATTTGCCGGAATGGTGCCAGGAACGTTATCAATCACGGCAAATGTTGCGGCAGCTTGCTCTGTTGGCGTTGCAAACTTACTTCCTTTTGGTACTTATACGGCGGGTGTAGACCTTGATGTAAATGGTTTGTTGCAAGTCACTTGTACGGCTACATCAAACTATAACATTGCGCTTGATGCAGGTTCAGGTGTAGGTGCAACAATACCGACACGTATATTGACTAATCCATCACCAGCAGGAACACTACAATATACTATTTACACCGATCCGACGCGTACCACGGTTTGGGGAAATGGTACGACGGGTTCTACAGTAGCTGGGGTAGGTACTGGTGCAGCACAATCAGTCACTGTTCCAGGTCGAATTTTCGCCTCACAAACGGGAACCGTATCTCCCGGTAACTATACGGATACCGTGAATATAACGGTTAATTTTTAG
- a CDS encoding MFS transporter, with translation MSVSNKHFTNHRFYPWLVIALASSFLFYKYILQVSPSIMTDELMHEFHIEGVGLGNLAASFFYSFLIAQLFVGMLLDRYSPRLLTTVALLLCALGAYGFSQADSLAFATWARTLMGVGAAFATVSYMKMTSLWFKPSQFAFVGGLLASAAMLGAVAGQLPLSLMVNGVGWRSSLGLCAVLGVVLAVLFYVIVCDKPQAQNRSVAVNIAAPPFSLRDVWAVLSNKQNWLITLYSGLAFSPIDAFAGLWCIPFLKEGYQLTHTHAAFFVSFIFLGLALGSPLLGLLSDRLGRRRNVMLGSGCVALVTITGVIYATHLPLWLLGSLLFLFGFSTGAFMLGFALGRELNKITVAATIIALINTGDIVFSAVTEPLIGKLLDSGWSGKIIGHIHYFSVLEYRRALMLLPVYILLSIILLFFIRESNTRQKTV, from the coding sequence ATGTCTGTTTCAAATAAGCATTTCACTAATCATCGTTTTTATCCGTGGCTGGTTATTGCATTAGCATCCTCATTTTTATTTTATAAATATATTCTCCAAGTCTCACCTAGCATTATGACCGATGAGCTGATGCATGAATTTCACATTGAAGGGGTTGGTTTAGGCAACTTGGCGGCTAGTTTTTTCTATTCTTTTTTGATTGCACAGCTTTTTGTGGGTATGTTATTAGATAGGTATAGTCCACGACTATTAACGACGGTAGCCTTATTGCTTTGTGCTTTAGGTGCTTATGGTTTTTCTCAGGCAGATAGTTTGGCCTTTGCTACATGGGCACGTACTTTAATGGGTGTAGGTGCTGCTTTTGCGACCGTTAGCTATATGAAAATGACCAGCTTATGGTTTAAGCCCAGTCAATTTGCTTTCGTAGGCGGGTTGTTGGCGTCGGCGGCGATGTTAGGTGCGGTGGCTGGACAATTACCACTATCTTTAATGGTTAATGGGGTAGGTTGGCGAAGTAGCTTAGGGCTATGTGCTGTTTTAGGAGTTGTTTTAGCTGTTTTATTTTATGTCATCGTGTGCGATAAACCCCAAGCACAAAACCGATCAGTGGCTGTTAATATAGCAGCCCCTCCATTTTCTTTGCGTGATGTGTGGGCGGTTTTAAGTAATAAACAGAATTGGTTAATCACGCTGTATAGTGGGTTAGCTTTTTCGCCGATTGATGCGTTTGCAGGTCTTTGGTGTATTCCTTTTCTAAAAGAAGGTTATCAATTAACACATACCCATGCTGCTTTTTTTGTATCATTTATTTTTTTGGGGTTAGCGTTAGGTAGTCCCTTATTAGGATTATTATCGGATCGTTTAGGTCGGCGGCGAAATGTGATGCTAGGAAGTGGCTGCGTTGCCTTAGTCACCATTACAGGGGTTATTTATGCAACACATTTACCACTTTGGTTATTAGGTAGTTTATTGTTTTTATTTGGTTTTAGTACCGGTGCTTTTATGTTGGGTTTTGCGCTTGGGAGAGAGCTTAATAAAATCACGGTTGCAGCGACGATCATTGCTTTAATTAATACCGGGGATATCGTTTTTAGTGCCGTGACAGAACCGTTGATTGGGAAGTTACTGGATAGTGGTTGGAGTGGAAAAATAATAGGGCATATCCATTATTTTTCAGTGCTCGAATATCGTCGAGCACTGATGCTATTACCTGTTTATATTTTGTTGTCTATCATTTTATTATTTTTTATTCGTGAATCGAATACACGGCAAAAAACCGTTTAG
- a CDS encoding fimbrial biogenesis chaperone has protein sequence MDVGYRLGLLLLGFLLTSPVFANVYGVTPVQLFLSSKQMIGVVSVTNESEESGLLQLSLVDWKQNQGKDIYKKSHDILMTPPLFKLPPHKTQVIRFALKHPVFNASQQTYRLHIKELEQPRQKKLGQTLYFLMDISLPLFVQPQHVLEQFVWSTQRLNPKHIKLKLYNDGNVTLFVKEWQLLSKEPQAVMPQKKSTFAYVLPHQSHSWIVAVNSNTKYTDIKSNINGQSKKSVLHRL, from the coding sequence ATGGATGTAGGGTACCGGTTGGGTTTACTGTTGTTGGGGTTTTTATTAACCTCACCTGTTTTCGCGAATGTTTATGGTGTCACACCCGTACAGCTTTTCTTATCTTCAAAACAAATGATCGGTGTTGTCAGCGTTACTAATGAGAGTGAGGAAAGTGGTTTATTACAATTAAGCTTAGTTGATTGGAAGCAAAATCAAGGTAAGGATATCTATAAAAAATCCCATGATATTTTAATGACTCCACCTTTGTTTAAGCTGCCTCCACATAAAACACAAGTGATTCGTTTTGCCTTAAAACATCCGGTTTTTAATGCCTCACAACAGACTTATCGCTTACATATTAAAGAGCTAGAACAACCTAGACAGAAGAAATTAGGCCAAACACTTTATTTTCTGATGGATATTTCCTTGCCATTGTTTGTGCAGCCCCAGCATGTTCTCGAACAATTTGTGTGGTCGACACAACGTTTAAATCCAAAGCACATCAAATTGAAATTATACAACGATGGCAATGTCACTTTGTTTGTCAAGGAATGGCAGTTATTGTCTAAAGAACCGCAAGCCGTTATGCCTCAAAAAAAATCAACTTTCGCCTATGTTTTACCTCACCAGTCACATAGCTGGATAGTAGCGGTTAATTCCAATACTAAATATACGGATATTAAGTCAAATATTAATGGACAAAGCAAAAAATCGGTTCTACATCGACTTTAA
- a CDS encoding Csu type fimbrial protein translates to MGFFFKWIALLFFLLLSISPAFAVINTSSMMIGVDVVSDCTISATPLIFGLYNPNACTSTESTARLRVLCTLNTPYHVALDQGAGSAATTRLRSMSGPENSSIRYTLSQNPTHTINWGNIIGVDTKLRIGNGLQQILVVYGQIPPKQNVGIGSYRDIVNVNIIF, encoded by the coding sequence GTGGGTTTTTTCTTTAAGTGGATTGCTTTATTATTTTTTTTATTGCTCAGTATCAGTCCAGCGTTTGCAGTAATAAATACATCATCGATGATGATCGGTGTAGATGTAGTTAGCGATTGTACTATTAGTGCGACGCCGTTGATTTTTGGTTTGTATAATCCGAATGCGTGCACGTCTACCGAATCAACCGCACGTCTGAGAGTGCTTTGTACTTTAAATACACCTTATCATGTAGCCCTTGATCAGGGTGCCGGGAGTGCGGCGACAACAAGATTACGTAGCATGTCAGGACCAGAGAATTCATCGATTCGATATACCTTATCGCAAAATCCAACGCATACGATTAATTGGGGTAATATTATTGGTGTAGATACCAAGCTCAGAATAGGAAATGGGTTACAACAAATTCTGGTGGTGTATGGACAAATACCGCCTAAACAAAATGTGGGTATCGGTTCATATAGGGATATTGTAAACGTGAATATTATTTTCTAG
- a CDS encoding fimbria/pilus outer membrane usher protein has translation MDKAKNRFYIDFKYSLVACFIVFCLLNSIVTEAKQETGFLEKPPTTEKEKFYLIPLLLEIKLNESLLPDVTQAYKDRLGHVWIDRSAFCRWHMHLPHHRPFLYEGQKLYQLNWYPGLTYQLDQYAMQLSLQVPASLFTAQTFDPLSKRLGALRPKEPGAFLNYDMVGLKNNSPEINQTNLSALMGLGLFNRLGVGTADVLAYNKYANDITLLTSQSNKLVRLNTTWTLDEPEKIASWRFGDAITGSTYWSGAVRFAGIQYATNFNTQPNLVTFPLPGYEGEAAIPSTVDVFVNSVLNQQQIVNNGPYIFNNIPVISGAGTVNIVTQDLLGRSQVVSFPYYASPLLLKPNLVNFSYEAGFARDNYGVDSNDYGRFLGVATYQRGITDHLTLGGHAEVLFDQQTLGFSADYLLNQYGVASLAVSGGHNSLGEGGLLALGFVHQGAQFSYDFNTSLTTLNYLQLGDQPNTSPPSVINQLFFGYSLTDYGSLSTSYTMINSRNFNTANGFSNTPTARLVTASYSHNLFKNISLTVGFVGDLRNSQTNQAFITLVFAPDINHAISNSSNWQNHQFQDVLQFSKPVPLGTGYGYNLFASNNSSRYAGADITLQNEVGAYTARLGQGRGLASYELDASGSVIYFAGNGFLARKLKNSFALVQVPEFPGVDVFYENQLMGHTDKSGNLLITQLLTYQENKIAIEPTTLPLDTQIGMTTQTAIPYYSSGVLVKFPVKHIQGVVMHLLAPNGQPVPVGAELVLNTDHACMTYPVGYEGEVYIPDISDSTLVGSAHWDQHVYYFSVNLPKTDDPIIELGEVPCY, from the coding sequence ATGGACAAAGCAAAAAATCGGTTCTACATCGACTTTAAATATTCATTAGTTGCTTGCTTTATTGTTTTTTGTTTATTAAATAGCATTGTTACCGAAGCCAAGCAGGAAACGGGATTTTTAGAGAAACCACCAACAACGGAAAAAGAGAAATTTTACTTAATTCCTTTGTTGCTTGAAATAAAACTAAATGAATCTTTATTGCCAGATGTGACACAGGCTTATAAAGACCGCTTAGGCCATGTTTGGATTGATAGAAGTGCGTTTTGTCGCTGGCACATGCATTTACCCCACCATAGACCTTTTTTATATGAAGGACAGAAGCTTTATCAACTAAATTGGTATCCAGGATTAACATACCAGCTCGATCAGTATGCCATGCAGTTATCATTACAGGTACCCGCCTCATTATTTACCGCCCAAACCTTTGATCCGCTCAGTAAACGCTTAGGTGCGCTACGCCCTAAAGAGCCCGGTGCTTTCTTAAATTATGATATGGTTGGTTTGAAAAATAATAGTCCAGAGATTAATCAAACGAATCTTTCCGCATTAATGGGCTTGGGTTTATTTAACCGTTTAGGAGTGGGAACAGCCGATGTATTAGCCTATAACAAATATGCTAACGACATCACTCTTTTGACGAGTCAATCCAATAAGCTGGTACGTTTAAATACGACTTGGACATTAGATGAGCCAGAAAAAATAGCGAGTTGGCGGTTCGGAGATGCGATAACCGGATCCACCTATTGGAGTGGGGCAGTGCGTTTTGCAGGTATTCAATACGCTACTAATTTTAATACACAGCCCAATTTAGTGACATTTCCTTTGCCTGGTTATGAAGGCGAAGCAGCTATACCTAGCACGGTGGATGTCTTTGTTAATAGTGTTTTGAATCAACAACAAATCGTTAATAACGGACCTTATATTTTTAACAATATACCGGTTATTTCTGGAGCAGGTACGGTAAACATTGTGACCCAAGATCTTTTGGGTCGTAGCCAAGTAGTTAGTTTCCCTTATTATGCTAGCCCTTTATTGTTAAAACCTAATTTAGTTAACTTCTCTTATGAAGCAGGTTTTGCACGGGATAATTACGGCGTTGATAGTAATGATTACGGACGTTTTTTAGGCGTAGCAACTTATCAACGGGGTATTACTGATCATCTGACTTTAGGTGGTCACGCCGAAGTGTTATTTGATCAACAAACACTCGGTTTTTCAGCGGATTATTTATTAAATCAATATGGGGTAGCATCGTTAGCAGTTTCAGGGGGACATAATTCTTTAGGTGAGGGAGGATTATTAGCTTTAGGTTTTGTGCATCAAGGGGCACAATTTAGTTATGATTTTAACACCAGCTTAACCACTTTAAATTATTTACAGCTAGGTGACCAACCCAATACATCGCCGCCTAGTGTGATTAATCAATTATTTTTTGGTTATAGTTTGACAGACTATGGATCGCTGAGTACCAGCTATACCATGATTAATAGTCGAAATTTTAATACTGCGAATGGATTTTCTAATACACCGACAGCGCGTTTAGTAACAGCCAGCTATAGTCATAACTTATTTAAAAATATTTCATTGACGGTTGGTTTTGTGGGTGATTTACGTAATTCACAAACTAATCAGGCTTTTATTACGCTGGTTTTTGCACCTGATATTAATCATGCAATTAGTAATTCTAGTAATTGGCAAAATCATCAATTTCAAGATGTCTTGCAGTTTAGCAAACCCGTACCTTTGGGTACAGGTTATGGTTATAACTTGTTTGCTAGTAATAATAGCAGTCGGTATGCAGGCGCGGATATTACCCTGCAAAATGAAGTAGGTGCCTACACAGCCCGTCTAGGACAAGGTCGCGGATTAGCTAGCTACGAATTAGATGCGAGTGGCAGTGTTATTTATTTTGCCGGTAATGGTTTCTTAGCGCGCAAATTAAAGAATAGTTTCGCATTAGTACAAGTGCCTGAATTCCCTGGCGTCGATGTATTTTATGAAAATCAACTCATGGGGCATACCGATAAATCGGGTAATTTATTAATAACACAGTTATTGACTTATCAGGAAAATAAAATAGCAATAGAGCCAACTACCTTACCTTTAGATACACAAATAGGCATGACAACCCAAACGGCAATCCCCTATTATTCGAGTGGTGTTTTAGTAAAATTTCCAGTCAAGCATATACAAGGTGTGGTGATGCACTTGTTAGCACCTAACGGTCAACCCGTACCTGTTGGTGCAGAGCTTGTACTAAACACAGACCATGCTTGTATGACTTACCCGGTAGGTTATGAGGGTGAAGTTTATATTCCTGATATTAGTGATTCCACACTGGTTGGTTCAGCGCATTGGGATCAACATGTCTACTATTTTTCGGTCAATCTACCTAAGACGGACGATCCGATTATTGAGTTGGGAGAAGTGCCATGTTACTAA
- a CDS encoding Csu type fimbrial protein yields MLLKKINGVGWRYFICVLVYCFYSQAAYAACSGLGCSCSVGTTGVAFGTYNPTLGTADTANGNVAVTCSALVLFTASYVISLGKGASATYSPRFMNLLGVHLNYNLYTTAGFTSIWGDATGGSVTVSDSYTAIALSQTRNYTVFGRIPALQTVGAGTYIDSVTVTVTY; encoded by the coding sequence ATGTTACTAAAAAAAATTAATGGGGTAGGGTGGCGTTATTTTATTTGTGTGCTTGTTTATTGTTTTTATAGTCAAGCAGCTTATGCCGCCTGCTCAGGATTGGGTTGTTCTTGTTCAGTTGGAACGACGGGGGTGGCTTTTGGTACTTATAATCCAACCTTAGGAACAGCCGATACAGCAAATGGTAACGTAGCGGTAACCTGTTCGGCATTAGTTCTATTTACGGCATCGTATGTTATTAGCTTGGGTAAAGGCGCAAGCGCTACCTATTCACCTCGTTTTATGAATTTGTTGGGCGTGCACTTAAATTATAATTTATATACAACAGCGGGATTTACTTCCATTTGGGGTGATGCTACCGGAGGATCGGTCACTGTCAGCGACTCTTATACAGCTATTGCATTATCGCAGACAAGAAATTATACAGTCTTTGGCCGAATTCCTGCTTTACAGACTGTTGGTGCAGGAACCTATATCGACAGTGTCACTGTTACCGTTACTTATTAA